The genomic region CCCACGCGCCCACGGCGGCGAACACGGCGTCGGCCGAGACCGCCATCCACACGGCTCCCGGCCCGAGCGCGATGATCGGCGCGGCTCGTCGCGCCGCGGTCTCGGCGCCCAGCCTGCGCAGAGTGACCAGCACGGCGACAGCAGTCGTGGCGGCGATCACGGTGACAGCCGTCCCCGCGGCGAGCCCACTGCCCAACCCGAGCCGAACGAGCGCGACGAAGAAGAACAGTGCTCCCGGCGGATGCCCGGCGATGTGCACGGGCCAATGATCGGCACTGTGCAGCGGGATGCGCGAGACGTATTCGCGCAGCACAGCGATCGGGTCGGTCACTGAGCGCGCCGTGTTCAGATACTCGTAGCTCGTGTCGAGAATGTGCCCGATGCCGGCGAAGCCGTCGACGGTGGCGAGGGCGAGCATCCAGGCCAGACCGTAGCCGAAGGTCACGAGCAGAAGCGCGCCCCATCGCAGACGTGTCGCCCATGGCGCGGAGATCACGGCCAGGGCGGCGAGCGCCACGGAGGGAAGGGTTCCGGGACCGACACGCGGCATCCATCGAGCGTGCAAGGGAGGGAACGACTTCACGTGCACGTCCCAGCCGGTGAGCGCGGGAATGAGGATGCCTGCTGCCATCACGGCGAGTGCGACCACAAGCCCCAGCACTGCGACTCGTGATCGCACCGGCGCAAGCCCGGCCCGTCGATCTGAGCTGCCGTCGACGTCGCCACTGGGCCGTGCCGGCAATCTGCGGAGCGTCATCACCCGGCTCTGGCGGGGCGCAGCTGAGCGACGGCGAATTCGCGAACGCCGGCCTCGAAGCCGACGCGGGCGTCGAATCCGAGTTCGCGGCGTGCACGTTCCGCGGATGCGGTGATGTGACGCACGTCGCCGAGCCGGTACTCGCCGGTGACGACGGGCGCCGGACCGCCGTGCGCCACGCTCAGGGCTCGGGCGAACTCTCCCACCGTGTGGGGATCGCCGCTTGCGACGTTGAAGGCACGGACCTCACCGGGCGTGCGGTCGGCAGTCCACCGGATCGCCGCGATGTTCGCGCGGGCGACGTCGGCGACGTGCACGAAGTCTCTGCGCTGGGCACCGTCCTCGAAGACTCGCGGCGCGTCGCCGCGTTCCAGCGCCGACCGGAAAAAGGAGGCGACTCCGGCGTACGGGGTCTCGCTCGGCATCCCCGGTCCGTACACGTTGTGATAGCGCAGCAAGGCAGCGACCCCTCCGCCGGCCCGCGCCCATGCTCGCACGAGGTTCTCCTGTGCGACCTTCGTGGCGGCGTAGACGTTGCGCGGGTCGAGGGGTGCGTCTTCGCCGATGGGCTCGGGCTTCATCGCTCGACCGGTTCGTGGCGAGATCGGCTCGAACCGTCCCGCCAGCAGATCGGCTTCGGCACGCGCCGGTGCTGCAGTGCTGCCCAGGTCGTCGCGGTACCTGCCCTCTCCGTAGACGACCATGGACGATGCGAGCACGAGTCGGCGCACTCCTCTGCGCGCGGCCTGCGTCAGCAGCACCGCCGTGCCGAGGTCGTTGCTTCCGACATAGTCGGGGGTGTCGTCGAGGTCGACGCCGAGTCCCACCTTCGCCGCCTGATGGCTCACCACGTCGATGCCGTCGAGGGCGTCGAAGACTGCCGACGAGTCCCGAACGTCGGCACGGACCACCTCGACAGATGCGGGGAGACGGCTTTGGGTCACGCTCTCGCCGGGAGCGGCCGCTTCGGTGTTCGCGTGCACGTCGGCGCGGAAGGAGTCGAGCACTCTGACGCGCCATCCGCGCTCCAGTGCCGCGGACACGACGTGCGATCCGATGAACCCCGCGCCGCCGGTCACCAGCACGCTCGGCATCAGATCGCCACTCCTGCTTCGAGAACGCGACGAACCGCCTCGTCGGCAACGCGTGCCCGGGCTCGATAGTCGTTCGGTATCGCCAGGGTGATGGCCGCGATCGCCGATCTGATGCGCAGCTGGGCTTCCGCCAGGCGGTCCAACACGACGACAGGATCGACGGCATCGTCTTCGGATTCGCCTGCATCGGAATCC from Humibacter ginsenosidimutans harbors:
- a CDS encoding NAD-dependent epimerase/dehydratase family protein, giving the protein MPSVLVTGGAGFIGSHVVSAALERGWRVRVLDSFRADVHANTEAAAPGESVTQSRLPASVEVVRADVRDSSAVFDALDGIDVVSHQAAKVGLGVDLDDTPDYVGSNDLGTAVLLTQAARRGVRRLVLASSMVVYGEGRYRDDLGSTAAPARAEADLLAGRFEPISPRTGRAMKPEPIGEDAPLDPRNVYAATKVAQENLVRAWARAGGGVAALLRYHNVYGPGMPSETPYAGVASFFRSALERGDAPRVFEDGAQRRDFVHVADVARANIAAIRWTADRTPGEVRAFNVASGDPHTVGEFARALSVAHGGPAPVVTGEYRLGDVRHITASAERARRELGFDARVGFEAGVREFAVAQLRPARAG